Proteins encoded by one window of Paenibacillus sp. DCT19:
- a CDS encoding ABC transporter ATP-binding protein, translating into MVKKIVFLPHWFRSLLKQNKLHLCVLLLLLIIIGACETLTPIIIQRFIDNATTSAEVLQLFQLAISFLVITFFNYVLKLLNAYYSNRVTWNICEEIRITCLNRMKHYDKAFEQKYGVGKIMDYLSTDISEINYFITRTLLPTIIDAVTMLAIVIVVVNESLVLGLFFITYFSFAAFVIYKTQNKKSNVLGKERAVESEISSLINEIVLARKEIKVMKGVNAFTSKLASSMDELFPYKLASQKYIYTIWIISLFFISLTNVLALGLGGTLYFFGVISLGTVYLVYNYSQQLKQPLETIQYHINNYLLVKQAMSRLTDILEYQSSVAQGNQHLPDGLVSVTVKQLRFSYEDDKSVLEDINFTLEAGESLGIIGVSGSGKSTLSLLLTKQLPCPNHSVYISGVDINELSLTEIQRHICLMSINDKLFEGSLKDNLTLFDDGISDHQVLHFIEKYQFKQISPYFKPFEQNELLHKKIDLQELSVGEKQLIYLFRLVFKPKKLIIFDEALSNIDKKIEYYFFDILKEISENTTLIMISHNVERLRNCNNIIVMEKGKVIGNDKAHTVLDRLDRQRYGLHLSGGEA; encoded by the coding sequence GTGGTGAAAAAAATAGTTTTTCTACCCCATTGGTTCAGAAGCTTGTTAAAACAGAACAAATTACATTTATGTGTATTGCTTCTCTTACTCATCATTATTGGTGCTTGTGAAACACTCACTCCAATTATTATTCAAAGATTTATAGACAATGCTACAACCAGCGCAGAGGTTTTGCAGCTTTTCCAGTTAGCCATTAGTTTTTTGGTCATTACTTTTTTTAACTATGTATTAAAATTACTAAATGCTTATTACTCTAATAGAGTAACCTGGAACATTTGCGAAGAAATTCGTATTACATGCCTTAATAGAATGAAACATTACGACAAAGCTTTTGAACAAAAATACGGTGTTGGCAAAATAATGGATTACCTCTCAACAGACATTTCAGAAATTAATTATTTTATTACCAGAACATTATTGCCCACAATTATAGATGCGGTAACTATGCTTGCGATTGTGATCGTAGTTGTTAATGAAAGCTTAGTTCTAGGCCTGTTCTTTATCACTTACTTTAGTTTTGCAGCCTTTGTTATTTATAAAACACAAAATAAAAAAAGCAATGTGTTAGGCAAAGAGAGAGCTGTTGAATCTGAGATTTCAAGCCTAATCAATGAAATTGTATTAGCAAGAAAAGAAATCAAGGTCATGAAAGGAGTTAACGCTTTTACATCGAAGCTCGCGTCTTCTATGGACGAATTATTTCCTTACAAATTAGCTTCGCAAAAGTATATTTATACGATTTGGATTATTTCTCTATTTTTCATTTCATTAACCAATGTATTAGCTTTGGGATTAGGTGGGACACTCTACTTCTTTGGGGTTATTTCTCTAGGTACCGTATATTTGGTGTACAACTACAGTCAACAACTGAAGCAACCTCTTGAGACCATCCAGTATCATATCAATAATTATCTACTAGTAAAGCAAGCTATGAGTAGGTTGACTGATATTTTGGAGTATCAAAGCAGTGTAGCTCAAGGGAATCAACATTTGCCTGATGGATTAGTAAGTGTAACTGTGAAGCAGTTAAGGTTTTCCTACGAAGACGACAAGTCCGTACTAGAAGATATTAACTTCACTCTTGAGGCTGGTGAATCTCTGGGTATTATCGGTGTCTCTGGCAGCGGGAAAAGTACGCTAAGTTTGTTGCTAACTAAGCAACTACCTTGTCCTAATCATAGTGTGTATATCTCTGGCGTTGATATCAATGAATTAAGTTTGACAGAGATCCAAAGACATATTTGTCTGATGAGTATTAACGATAAGTTATTTGAAGGTTCATTAAAAGATAATCTCACTTTATTTGATGATGGGATCTCAGATCACCAGGTACTGCACTTCATAGAAAAGTATCAATTCAAGCAAATAAGCCCTTATTTTAAGCCGTTTGAGCAAAATGAATTGCTACACAAAAAAATAGATTTACAGGAATTATCAGTAGGCGAAAAACAGTTAATTTATCTTTTTAGGTTGGTTTTCAAACCAAAAAAACTAATCATCTTCGATGAGGCGTTATCTAATATTGATAAGAAAATCGAATATTATTTCTTTGATATTCTGAAGGAAATCAGTGAGAATACAACTTTAATTATGATTTCACATAACGTTGAGCGGCTGAGAAATTGCAACAATATCATTGTTATGGAAAAAGGGAAGGTCATTGGGAACGATAAAGCACACACTGTATTAGATAGACTTGATAGACAACGGTATGGTTTGCATTTGTCAGGGGGAGAAGCATGA
- a CDS encoding substrate-binding domain-containing protein, with protein MTVSKALNDKDGVSDELKEKIKVLAVEMGYRYNATARSMKEGLTHNIGVIIPERFTGPTQSFYVRVFQRITRHLEDQGYYGILHILNEEDEEGLTLPKLYSDNKVDGFIVLGQISKEYIELVRSMDVPKMFLDFYDEHSDIDSVVTDNFYAAYELTNVLVQQGHRSIAYVGNLYSTSSIQDRFLGYYKSLLEHRMPMNPELILNDRDERGTFIEIDLPDSLPTAFVCNCDQVAHLLVQKLTSMGIQVPQQCSVVGFDNDIYALLSEPKLTTVEVDVEQMARTAVQSMLKKVDNPNRNFGRVHVKGNIIYRDSVSAAPETLEIQSPTSI; from the coding sequence GTGACCGTCTCGAAAGCGTTGAATGATAAAGATGGTGTCAGTGACGAATTAAAAGAAAAGATTAAAGTGCTTGCCGTAGAGATGGGCTATCGGTATAATGCCACTGCCCGCTCCATGAAGGAAGGCCTAACTCATAATATCGGGGTTATCATCCCTGAACGTTTTACCGGACCTACGCAATCGTTCTATGTACGCGTGTTCCAACGCATTACAAGACACTTAGAGGATCAGGGCTACTACGGTATTCTGCACATTCTTAATGAAGAGGATGAAGAAGGATTAACGTTGCCCAAGCTGTACAGTGACAATAAGGTCGATGGCTTCATCGTGCTCGGTCAGATCAGCAAAGAGTACATTGAACTGGTGCGCTCGATGGATGTCCCCAAAATGTTCCTCGACTTCTACGATGAGCATTCCGATATCGATTCTGTTGTAACCGATAACTTCTATGCTGCTTACGAACTTACGAATGTTCTCGTACAACAAGGACACCGCAGTATTGCTTATGTGGGCAACCTATACTCAACCAGCAGTATCCAAGATCGCTTCCTCGGGTATTACAAATCACTCTTGGAGCATCGCATGCCAATGAACCCTGAGCTCATCCTGAATGATCGGGACGAACGCGGAACGTTCATTGAAATAGATCTGCCTGATTCGCTGCCTACGGCGTTTGTCTGTAACTGTGATCAGGTCGCTCATCTGCTTGTTCAGAAGCTAACATCGATGGGTATTCAGGTGCCTCAGCAATGCTCTGTTGTTGGATTCGATAACGATATCTATGCCCTGCTCTCCGAACCTAAACTCACAACAGTTGAGGTCGATGTAGAACAGATGGCACGTACCGCTGTTCAATCGATGCTGAAGAAGGTCGACAACCCGAACCGCAATTTCGGCCGCGTGCATGTGAAGGGCAACATCATCTATCGGGATTCCGTTAGTGCTGCGCCTGAAACTCTGGAGATTCAATCGCCAACTTCGATATAA
- a CDS encoding LysR family transcriptional regulator gives MRLEQLKYIIEVANCGSITVAADKLHVSQPNISYAISSLEKELDAVIFHRTRAGTETTEIGRSIIEQAQEIMNQVEILKNTSRNHGSLVEGTLTIGAISGICTSFLPKTLSAVKTKYPNVDLVIHEGHSGEIEEGVIQGKLDIGLVGIPGDYEFKNLHAHPFMVCKILACVGASSPLASKDKVSFHDIVQYPVVASSEHMRKELKRYGTPKELFLSNRTEAAKLVIAEGIATCFYLDVSLKTDPYVKTGQIIPIPVKEDPEVQLFWLHSRKKQTVASEAFIQEFLNQVNQFNRLKFF, from the coding sequence GTGCGTCTGGAACAATTAAAATACATCATTGAGGTTGCTAATTGCGGTTCCATCACGGTAGCTGCCGATAAGCTACACGTCTCTCAGCCGAACATCAGCTATGCTATTTCTTCGCTTGAGAAGGAACTGGATGCCGTTATTTTTCACCGCACCAGAGCTGGTACGGAAACAACCGAGATCGGCCGCAGCATTATTGAACAAGCTCAGGAGATTATGAATCAGGTGGAAATTTTGAAGAACACCTCGCGTAATCATGGCTCATTGGTTGAGGGCACGCTCACCATTGGGGCGATCTCTGGAATCTGCACGAGTTTTCTGCCTAAGACTTTGTCTGCGGTTAAAACCAAGTATCCCAATGTAGATTTGGTTATTCATGAAGGGCATTCGGGAGAGATTGAAGAGGGGGTCATTCAGGGAAAGCTGGATATTGGATTAGTTGGTATTCCTGGCGATTATGAGTTCAAAAACCTTCATGCGCACCCATTCATGGTATGCAAAATACTGGCATGTGTTGGTGCGAGCTCACCGCTGGCCTCCAAGGATAAGGTGTCCTTTCATGATATCGTGCAATATCCAGTAGTTGCTTCGTCCGAGCATATGCGAAAAGAGTTGAAGAGATACGGAACGCCCAAGGAGTTGTTCCTCTCCAATCGTACTGAAGCAGCCAAATTGGTCATTGCTGAAGGGATTGCAACCTGTTTCTATCTGGATGTATCTCTGAAAACCGATCCATACGTCAAGACCGGTCAGATCATCCCGATTCCTGTGAAGGAGGATCCAGAAGTGCAGTTGTTCTGGCTACATTCTCGTAAGAAGCAAACGGTAGCCAGCGAAGCCTTTATTCAAGAATTTCTGAATCAGGTGAATCAGTTTAATCGTTTGAAGTTTTTTTGA
- a CDS encoding ATP-binding cassette domain-containing protein — translation MGLVSSLIPLLLGWVIKIVFDQLNNNHFKSLSLLLLGILLLIVLQNFLFYRLGLLETKIRFRASKTMVVSFINRILLNENKADVTASTALTITNSDFKLVEYKLCSILELVNKIIFFIVALMIMWTINWRLTLYSILPLVLFNIGIYFVRNKWKDKFADNRTAALNYQQFVHDVMSNRDTYKYLDQENLLSNRLKWLGKKSLSTQLKQTLFSFSITTGVTFVNYLSIFVVLMLSIRYLKSGELSIGDLTLFISYIGFGFAYLDLFAAVLNSHKQTEHIVNKVDHLVENSNLGTFVKLNVGYQDNTIEHHSHLILRNFAMNRNHEPLPNLVIPKGSLVVISGETGMGKSTFINALLGFSSYSGQIIVDGTIVDNLSEYQIGVVPQRYNLFNLPLIDNITLLKNADQAQPALHMANIKTDRIFNISDEQYLGVSGNMLSEGQRQRVAIARAVHHGKDFLMLDDAFSYLDKNNRYEIFEKIRNTKATKFIISNDMNFKSKADILLEVHERNIVLVEDLN, via the coding sequence ATTGGGTTAGTTAGCAGTCTGATTCCTCTATTACTCGGTTGGGTTATCAAAATTGTATTTGACCAATTAAATAATAATCATTTCAAGTCTTTGTCATTACTATTATTAGGCATTTTACTTCTCATTGTGCTTCAAAATTTCTTATTCTACCGACTGGGCTTACTTGAAACCAAGATTCGTTTTCGAGCAAGCAAAACTATGGTGGTCTCTTTCATCAATAGAATTTTACTTAACGAAAATAAAGCAGATGTGACTGCCTCAACCGCATTAACAATAACTAATAGCGATTTCAAATTAGTTGAATACAAGTTATGCAGCATACTTGAATTGGTAAATAAAATCATATTTTTTATCGTAGCTTTAATGATCATGTGGACGATTAATTGGAGATTAACATTGTATTCGATCCTTCCGCTTGTCTTGTTTAATATCGGCATTTATTTTGTCAGAAACAAATGGAAAGATAAGTTTGCAGATAATCGTACGGCCGCTCTTAACTATCAACAATTTGTACATGACGTTATGTCCAATAGGGATACGTATAAGTATCTGGATCAAGAGAATTTACTGAGTAATCGATTGAAATGGTTGGGTAAGAAAAGTTTATCCACCCAGTTGAAACAAACTCTGTTCTCCTTCTCTATTACTACAGGGGTTACATTTGTTAATTACCTAAGTATCTTTGTCGTCTTAATGCTGTCTATTCGTTATCTAAAAAGTGGCGAGCTCTCCATTGGTGACCTTACACTCTTTATTAGTTATATTGGCTTTGGGTTTGCTTATCTAGACTTATTTGCAGCCGTACTGAATTCACATAAACAAACCGAGCATATTGTGAATAAAGTTGATCATTTGGTTGAAAACAGTAACCTAGGTACCTTTGTCAAACTAAACGTCGGTTATCAAGACAACACAATAGAGCACCATTCACATTTAATTCTTAGAAACTTTGCAATGAATCGTAATCATGAACCCCTCCCCAATTTAGTTATCCCAAAAGGTTCTTTAGTCGTCATCTCTGGAGAAACTGGGATGGGGAAATCCACATTCATCAATGCTCTCTTAGGCTTCTCATCATATAGCGGTCAAATCATTGTGGATGGGACAATTGTGGACAATTTATCAGAGTATCAAATAGGGGTCGTACCTCAACGTTATAATTTATTCAATCTACCTCTAATCGATAACATTACTCTTCTTAAAAATGCGGATCAGGCTCAACCAGCACTTCATATGGCCAACATAAAAACAGATCGTATTTTCAACATTTCTGATGAACAATATTTGGGAGTCTCAGGTAATATGCTTTCAGAAGGCCAAAGACAGCGAGTGGCCATCGCCAGAGCTGTTCATCATGGTAAGGATTTTCTCATGCTGGACGATGCATTCAGTTATCTTGATAAAAACAATAGATATGAAATTTTCGAAAAGATAAGAAATACGAAAGCGACCAAATTTATTATCTCGAATGATATGAATTTCAAAAGTAAGGCAGATATTCTTCTTGAAGTACATGAGAGGAATATTGTATTGGTAGAAGACCTAAATTAG
- a CDS encoding ABC transporter ATP-binding protein: MLVSLTGALDIQNVSKSYIHEGQPKLVLSHINVHVEPGEFITVIGPSGCGKSTLLKIVAGLESSDTGTLLLSGEPITGPSQNKGVIFQEHRLFPWQTVEQNIAADLSLNKADVRQKVNAMIELVRLQGFERAYPKQISGGMAQRVAIARTLLRNPQVLLLDEPFGALDAFTRTHMQEALLDIWQLNQTTMLLVTHDIDEAVFLSNRIVVMDAQPGRIKHILPVDLPYPRNRLSSSFQELRTLVLRALEHNPGNSKEASWEI; this comes from the coding sequence ATGCTCGTGTCATTAACGGGAGCCCTGGACATCCAGAATGTCAGCAAATCGTATATTCACGAAGGACAACCCAAGCTTGTCCTATCTCATATCAACGTCCATGTTGAACCTGGTGAATTCATCACGGTCATTGGACCAAGTGGCTGTGGCAAAAGCACACTGCTCAAAATTGTAGCTGGCCTGGAATCTAGTGATACCGGAACATTGCTGCTAAGCGGAGAACCAATCACAGGACCGAGCCAGAATAAAGGCGTTATCTTTCAGGAACATCGGCTGTTTCCCTGGCAAACTGTAGAACAGAATATTGCTGCTGATCTATCTCTCAACAAAGCGGATGTACGGCAAAAGGTGAATGCCATGATTGAACTGGTTCGCCTCCAAGGCTTCGAAAGAGCCTACCCTAAGCAGATTTCAGGTGGAATGGCTCAACGTGTAGCGATAGCCCGAACACTGTTACGTAATCCGCAGGTTCTATTGCTAGATGAGCCGTTCGGTGCACTGGATGCCTTTACTCGAACACACATGCAGGAGGCATTGCTTGATATCTGGCAACTCAATCAGACCACAATGCTGCTCGTCACACATGATATCGATGAAGCCGTATTCCTATCCAACCGCATTGTGGTTATGGATGCACAGCCTGGAAGAATCAAGCATATTTTGCCCGTCGATCTGCCCTATCCTAGAAATCGACTTAGCTCCTCATTTCAAGAGCTACGCACCTTGGTGCTGAGAGCACTTGAGCATAATCCGGGCAACAGTAAGGAGGCTAGCTGGGAGATATGA